One genomic segment of Pandoraea sputorum includes these proteins:
- a CDS encoding CaiB/BaiF CoA transferase family protein: protein MTDKQADMANKSGPLQGVKVIELSHIMSGPVCGMMLADMGADVVKVEKMDGDDARRFAPILSHGESASFMMLNRNKRGIALNLKTDGGKAVLRKMLASADVVTENYRKGTMEKLGLGYDTLREANPGLIYCSISGYGRTGPYADKGGFDLIAQGLSGLMSVTGEPGQAPIKAGSPIADINAGILAALGISAAYAHRLRTGQGQIVDTSLLEAGFQQMYWAAANFFAIGENPPKFGSANPTSTPYQAFRTQDGWINIGAANQANYERLLQVLDAPEIAGDPRFATNAGRTAHRDELVERLTVYLMRDTTQRWVERLDAVGLPVGPVLAISEAVSHPQIVAREMVVQTQHPLDGPTRSIGLPIRFSETPKCTGGPAPRLGEHTSEVLAEYGFDAAHVRELIAQGAVHALEEGATVTA from the coding sequence ATGACCGACAAGCAAGCCGACATGGCAAATAAAAGCGGCCCGTTGCAGGGCGTCAAGGTGATCGAGCTGTCGCACATCATGTCCGGCCCGGTGTGCGGGATGATGCTCGCGGACATGGGCGCCGACGTCGTCAAGGTAGAAAAGATGGATGGCGACGATGCACGCCGATTCGCGCCGATCCTCTCGCACGGCGAGTCGGCGTCGTTCATGATGCTCAACCGCAACAAGCGCGGTATCGCGCTCAATCTCAAGACCGATGGCGGCAAGGCTGTGTTGCGCAAGATGCTCGCGAGTGCCGACGTCGTCACCGAGAACTATCGCAAGGGCACGATGGAAAAGCTGGGCCTCGGCTATGACACGTTGCGCGAAGCCAACCCGGGGCTGATCTACTGTTCCATCTCGGGCTACGGACGCACGGGGCCTTACGCCGACAAAGGCGGATTCGATCTGATCGCGCAGGGCCTGTCGGGGTTGATGAGTGTGACGGGTGAACCGGGGCAAGCGCCGATCAAGGCCGGTTCGCCGATTGCCGACATCAACGCAGGCATTCTGGCGGCGCTCGGCATCTCGGCCGCCTACGCACATCGTTTGCGCACCGGGCAAGGGCAGATCGTGGATACATCGCTGCTCGAAGCGGGATTTCAGCAGATGTACTGGGCCGCTGCGAACTTCTTCGCCATCGGCGAGAATCCGCCGAAGTTCGGCTCCGCTAATCCGACGAGCACGCCGTATCAGGCGTTTCGCACGCAGGACGGCTGGATCAACATCGGTGCCGCGAATCAGGCCAATTACGAGCGTTTGCTGCAAGTGCTCGACGCGCCGGAAATCGCAGGGGATCCGCGCTTCGCCACCAATGCGGGACGTACCGCCCATCGCGACGAACTCGTCGAGCGCCTCACCGTCTACCTCATGCGTGATACGACGCAGCGCTGGGTGGAACGACTCGATGCGGTCGGTCTGCCGGTCGGGCCGGTGCTGGCAATATCCGAAGCCGTGTCGCATCCGCAGATCGTGGCGCGCGAGATGGTGGTGCAAACGCAGCATCCGCTCGATGGCCCCACGCGCAGCATCGGCCTGCCGATTCGATTCTCGGAGACGCCGAAGTGCACTGGCGGACCTGCACCGCGTCTGGGTGAACACACGTCCGAAGTGTTGGCCGAATATGGATTCGACGCCGCTCATGTACGCGAGCTGATCGCGCAAGGAGCGGTGCATGCACTGGAAGAGGGCGCCACGGTGACGGCATGA